A segment of the Mangrovimonas sp. YM274 genome:
GACTTTGGAATGTGATCAAGATCCAACAGACTTGGCATTGACTGGTGACGTAACCGATGAAACTGACGGTTGTTCTGCAGATCTTGAAGCAACCTTTACAGATGCAACTGCTCAAGGAGCCTGTGCCAATGAGTCAATCATAACACGTACTTGGACTTTGACTGATGACTGTGGCAACACAACTACTCAAGTTCAAACCATCACTATTCAAGATACTACAGCACCTACATTTACTGTACCTGCTGCCGTAACCATTGAATGTGACCAAGATGAAAACGACTTGGCACTAACTGGAGATGTAACCGATGAAGCGGACAACTGTTCTGCTGATTTGGAAGCAACCTTCACCGATGTAACTGCTCAAGGAGCTTGTGCTAATGAAACTATCATCACACGTACTTGGACTTTGACTGATGACTGTGGAAACACTGCTACAGAAGTTCAGACGATCACCATTCAAGATACTACTGCGCCTACTTTCACAGTACCTGCTAGTATAACCCTTGAATGCGACCAAGATGTTACTGATTTAGCATTAACTGGAGATGTAACTGATGAAGCGGACAATTGTTCTGCCGTTTTAGATGCTACTTATACTGATACAACAACTGAAGGTGCATGTGCAAATGAGTCAACAATCACTCGTACTTGGACTTTGACCGACGATTGTGGTAACTCCACAACGCAAACGCAAACAATCTCTATCCAAGATACTACTCCTCCTATTATTGAAACGGCTCCTTCCGATATCGTTGCTGAGTGTGACGGTTCTGGAAACAACGGAGCTATTGAAAACTGGTTGGATAACAATGGTGGAGCCACTGCTTCAGACAATTGTGGTGAGGTCACTTGGACCAACGATTATAGCGGAGCAAATTCTGATTGTTCTGCCCCAGTAACGGTAACATTTACTGCGACTGACGAATGTGGAAATGCTGTATCTACCTCTGCTTCCTATGCTATTCAAGATACTACTGCTCCAACTATTACCGAAGCTAATGATGTAACTGTCGAATGTGATGGATCGGATATCGATGCTGCTATCCAGGATTGGTTAGATACTTATGGCGGTGCTACTGCTACAGACGATTGTTCTGCAATCGCATGGTCTAACAATTATACTGGCCTAAGTGATGGATGTGGAACTACTGGTTCTGCCGAAGTAATCTTTACGGCAACTGACGGATGTGGAAACGCTAGCTCGACTACAGCCACTTTCACAGTTCAAGATACAACTGCTCCAACATTTACAGTACCTGCTTCAGTGACTTTGGAATGTGATCAAGATCCAACAGACTTGACTTTGACAGGAGACGTAACCGATGAAACTGATGGATGTTCTTCTGATCTTGAAGCAACCTTTACAGATGCAACTGCTCTAGGAGCCTGTGCCAATGAGTCAATCATTACACGTACTTGGACTTTGACGGATGATTGTGGAAATACAACTACTCAAGTTCAAACCATCACTATTCAAGATACTACAGCGCCTACCTTTACTGTACCTGCTGCCGTAACCATTGAATGTGATCAAGATGAAAACGACTTGGCACTAACTGGAGATGTAACCGATGAAGCGGACAACTGTTCTGCCGATTTGGAAGCAACCTTCACCGATGTAACTGCTCAAGGAGCTTGTGCTAATGAAACTATCATCACACGTACTTGGACTTTGACTGATGACTGTGGAAACACTGCTACAGAAGTTCAGACGATCACTATTCAAGATACCACTGCTCCTACATTTACAGTACCTGCAAGTGTAACCCTTGAATGTGATCAAGATGCTACAGATTTGACATTGACAGGAGATGTAACTGATGAAGCAGATAACTGTTCTGCTGATTTGGAAGCTACTTATACGGATGCCACAACTGAAGGTGAATGTGCTAATGAGTCAGTAATAACACGTACTTGGACCTTGGTTGATGCCTGTGGAAACACAACAACGCAAACGCAAACAATCTCTATCCAAGATACTACCGCGCCAGTTATTGAAACCACTCCTTCTGATATCGTTGCTGAATGTGACGGTTCTGGAAACAACGGAGCTATTGAAAACTGGTTGGATAACAATGGTGGAGCCACTGCTTCAGACAATTGTGGTGAGGTAACTTGGACTAACGATTACGATGGAGCGAACTCCGACTGTTCTGCCCCAGTAACCGTAACATTTACGGCAACCGACGAATGTGGAAATGCTGTATCTACCTCTGCTTCCTATGCAATACAGGATACCAATGCACCTGTAATCACTGAAGCGACTGATGTAACCTTGGAGTGTGACGGTAGCGATATTGAAGCTGCTATCCAAGATTGGCTGGATAATTATGGCGGTGCTACTGCTACAGACGATTGTTCTGCAATCGCATGGTCTAACAATTATACTGGCCTAAGTGATGGATGTGGAACTACTGGTTCTGCCGAGGTAATCTTTACGGCAACTGACGGATGTGGAAACTCTAGCTCTACTACAGCCACTTTCACAGTTCAAGATACAACTGCTCCAACATTTACAGTACCTGCTTCAGTGACTTTGGAATGTGATCAAGATCCAACAGACTTGGCTCTGACTGGTGACGTAACCGATGAAACTGACGGATGTTCTGCTGATCTTGAAGCAACCTTTACAGATGCAACTGCTCAAGGAGCTTGTGCTAACGAGTCAATTATTACACGTACTTGGACTTTGACGGATGACTGTGGCAACACTACTACTCAAGTTCAAACCATCACTATTCAGGATACTACAGCACCTACATTTACTGTACCTGCTGCCGTAACCCTTGAATGTGATCAAGATGAAAACGACTTGGCACTAACTGGAGATGTAACCGATGAAGCGGACAACTGTTCTGCCGATTTGGAAGCAACCTTCACCGATGTAACTGCTCAAGGAGCTTGTGCTAATGAAACTATCATCACACGTACTTGGACTTTGACTGACGAGTGTGGCAACACTGCTACAGAAGTACAAACCATCACCATTCAAGATACCACTGCTCCTACATTTACAGTACCTGCAAGTGTAACCCTTGAATGTGATCAAGATGCTACAGATTTGACATTGACAGGAGATGTAACCGATGAAGCGGACAACTGTTCTGCCGATTTAGATGCTACTTATACTGATGCAGCAACTGAAGGTGCATGTGCCAATGAGTCAACAATCACTCGTACTTGGACTTTGACCGACGATTGTGGAAATACAACAACACAAACGCAAACAATCTCTATCCAAGATACTACTGCGCCAAGCATAGAAACAGAAGCCACTAGCTTAACTGTGGAATGTGACGGTACAGGAAACCAAACAGATTTCAATGAGTGGTTAGCTTCTAACGGAGGGGCTTCCGCAACTGATAATTGTAGCGAAGTAATTTGGACTAATAACTTTACTGAATTAAGTGCTGCCTGTGGAAATACAGGAGCTGCTACGGTTACCTTTACAGCTACAGATGCTTGTGGAAACACGGCTACGACCACTGCTACATTCAGTATAGAAGATACTATTGCACCTAACATTACAACTGAAGCTTCAGATATCGTTGCTGAATGTGATGGAAATGGCAATAACGATGCCATCCAGAACTGGTTAGACAGTAATGGTGGTGCTGTTGCCGAAGAATTATGTGGAGAAGTTACTTGGACTAACAATTATAATGGAGCAACCTCCGATTGTTCCGCTCCTGTATCAGTAATCTTTACGGCTACTGACAGTTGTGGAAACACAAGCACTACAACGGCTTCATATGCTATTCAAGACTCAACACCTCCTGTAATTACTGGAGGAGATAACTTGACAGTAGAATGTGATGGTACAGGAAACGACGCTGAACTTCAAGCTTGGTTATCTTCCAATGGAGGTGCCACTGCTACCGATAACTGTTCTTCTATTACATGGTCAAATGACTTTGAATCCTTAACAGAGGCTTGTGGAGCCACTGGTACTGCAGAAGTAACCTTTACAGCCATCGACGGATGTGGAAATGAAAGTACAACAACTGTATCCTTTACTATTGTTGACACTACTGCTCCAACATTTACAGTGCCTGCTTCTGTTACTTTGGAATGCGATCAGGAAATTACAGACCTTACTTTAACAGGTGATGTAACGGATGAAGCAGATAACTGCTCGTCTGAATTGGAAGCTACTTTTACCGATGCCACTGCAGAAGGTGAATGTGTAAACGCTTCTATCATTACAAGAACTTGGACATTGACTGATGACTGTGGAAACACGACTACTCAATTACAAACTATCACAGTTCAAGATACGACTGCACCTACTTTCACTGTACCGGCTTCTGTAACTATTGAATGTGATCAAGATGCTAATGACTTAGTGTTGACTGGTGACGTAACTGATGAAGCAGACAATTGTTCTTCTGAATTGGAAGCCAGCTTTACCGATGCAACTGCAGAAGGAGAATGTGCAAACGCTTCTATCATTACAAGAACTTGGACTTTAACTGACGATTGTGGTAACACAACAACTCAAGTGCAAACTATCACAATTCAAGATACTACGGCGCCTACATTTACTGTACCAGCTGCTGTGACTATAGAATGTGATCAAGATGAAAATGACTTATCATTGACTGGAGATGTAACCGATGAAGTTGACAACTGTTCTACCGAATTGGAAGCTACTTTTACCGACGCTACGGCGGAAGGTGAATGTGCTAATGCCGCTATCATCACACGTACCTGGACTTTAACCGATGATTGTGGAAACACAACCACTCAAGTACAAACCATCACCGTTCAAGATACTACGGCGCCTACATTTACTGTACCTGCTGCCGTAACTATAGAATGTGATCAAG
Coding sequences within it:
- a CDS encoding gliding motility-associated C-terminal domain-containing protein, with amino-acid sequence MKTNTHRIWYKHSLILLMVLIQSFAFAQVRTQRTFKRINLDAPLTTFNTSSTTLNDTDRALSGCSANDFTLSNFYLADANGNPLDNDCTPGTPQTAYIYAYFDANTNADRYSLYMNFDIEVNGAFTENIDQCLYDSTPIPVGQNLPVFELTWNCGDQIELVNFYMAWQSNANQACGENPSKCYSNPPGFIVNAPLITNFTYTQSCDTYSVAFTNITTGGNLQGGYTYSWNFGDGATSTAANPTHTYAGSGTYTVTLTVNDSDGDSDVHTDTVIVTPLLTGLTLTATNIECTGGNTGTITPSGVSGGTAPYTYSISPQEGSFQSGMFVNLPSGTYTVTVTDANSCSISEDITISVDDNTPPVTNAPSDLQVEGCTAADVTNDNLTSLAYSETPQTISELIFLAEGGTFTENNVNEITYQDSASGTCPVVITRTFTITDDCGLSSSDTQTINIQDTTDPTIDTAAADTTVECGSDTTTALNSWLTSNGGAIASDNCSTINWTNNYNELDADCGNTGSVTVIFTATDDCGNSVTTEASFIIEDTTPPSIDTTASSLTVECDGSGNTSDLSTWLSSFGGAAASDTCGGVTWTNDYSALSDDCGATGSATVTFTATDDCGNTATTSATFTIEDTTAPSIDTVAANLTVECDGSGNTVELNDWLDTAGGAASSDTCGSVTWSNDFTALSDDCGATGSATVIFTATDDCGNTSTTSATFTIEDTVAPAMDIVAADQTVQCNGAGNTDELESWLNTHAGAMASDDCSDITWSNNFTELTDACGETGLALVTFTATDECGNATSTTALFTILDLIAPTIETQASDITVECDGTGNLSEYTDWLNANGGATATDSCGTVSWSYEEGALSDDCGLTGTRTVVFTAEDGCGNFVTTSATFTIEDTTAPTFTVPASVTLECDQDPTDLALTGDVTDETDGCSADLEATFTDATAQGACANESIITRTWTLTDDCGNTTTQVQTITIQDTTAPTFTVPAAVTIECDQDENDLALTGDVTDEADNCSADLEATFTDVTAQGACANETIITRTWTLTDDCGNTATEVQTITIQDTTAPTFTVPASITLECDQDVTDLALTGDVTDEADNCSAVLDATYTDTTTEGACANESTITRTWTLTDDCGNSTTQTQTISIQDTTPPIIETAPSDIVAECDGSGNNGAIENWLDNNGGATASDNCGEVTWTNDYSGANSDCSAPVTVTFTATDECGNAVSTSASYAIQDTTAPTITEANDVTVECDGSDIDAAIQDWLDTYGGATATDDCSAIAWSNNYTGLSDGCGTTGSAEVIFTATDGCGNASSTTATFTVQDTTAPTFTVPASVTLECDQDPTDLTLTGDVTDETDGCSSDLEATFTDATALGACANESIITRTWTLTDDCGNTTTQVQTITIQDTTAPTFTVPAAVTIECDQDENDLALTGDVTDEADNCSADLEATFTDVTAQGACANETIITRTWTLTDDCGNTATEVQTITIQDTTAPTFTVPASVTLECDQDATDLTLTGDVTDEADNCSADLEATYTDATTEGECANESVITRTWTLVDACGNTTTQTQTISIQDTTAPVIETTPSDIVAECDGSGNNGAIENWLDNNGGATASDNCGEVTWTNDYDGANSDCSAPVTVTFTATDECGNAVSTSASYAIQDTNAPVITEATDVTLECDGSDIEAAIQDWLDNYGGATATDDCSAIAWSNNYTGLSDGCGTTGSAEVIFTATDGCGNSSSTTATFTVQDTTAPTFTVPASVTLECDQDPTDLALTGDVTDETDGCSADLEATFTDATAQGACANESIITRTWTLTDDCGNTTTQVQTITIQDTTAPTFTVPAAVTLECDQDENDLALTGDVTDEADNCSADLEATFTDVTAQGACANETIITRTWTLTDECGNTATEVQTITIQDTTAPTFTVPASVTLECDQDATDLTLTGDVTDEADNCSADLDATYTDAATEGACANESTITRTWTLTDDCGNTTTQTQTISIQDTTAPSIETEATSLTVECDGTGNQTDFNEWLASNGGASATDNCSEVIWTNNFTELSAACGNTGAATVTFTATDACGNTATTTATFSIEDTIAPNITTEASDIVAECDGNGNNDAIQNWLDSNGGAVAEELCGEVTWTNNYNGATSDCSAPVSVIFTATDSCGNTSTTTASYAIQDSTPPVITGGDNLTVECDGTGNDAELQAWLSSNGGATATDNCSSITWSNDFESLTEACGATGTAEVTFTAIDGCGNESTTTVSFTIVDTTAPTFTVPASVTLECDQEITDLTLTGDVTDEADNCSSELEATFTDATAEGECVNASIITRTWTLTDDCGNTTTQLQTITVQDTTAPTFTVPASVTIECDQDANDLVLTGDVTDEADNCSSELEASFTDATAEGECANASIITRTWTLTDDCGNTTTQVQTITIQDTTAPTFTVPAAVTIECDQDENDLSLTGDVTDEVDNCSTELEATFTDATAEGECANAAIITRTWTLTDDCGNTTTQVQTITVQDTTAPTFTVPAAVTIECDQDENDLALTGDVTDEADNCSTELDATFTDATVEGECANASIITRTWTLTDDCGNTATEVQTITIQDTTAPTFTVPAAVTIECDQDVNDLVLTGDVTDEADNCSAELDATYTDATAEGECANALIITRTWTLIDDCGNTTTQTQTITVQDTTAPTFTVPAAVTIECDQDANDLALTGDVTDEADNCSAELEATFTDETTEGECANASIITRTWTLMDECGNTTTQVQTINIQDSIAPTFTVPENLTVECDMDTSDLTLTGDVTDEADNCSTNLEATFTDEVTEGACVGESTIERTWTLIDECGNTATQVQTISVVDTTAPELIVDLDPSIDVNCSEVPDAPELSFEDACSTDISVVFNETINPEEGSENYSITRNWTVSDDCGNEATYSQVVNVNVENVISGSNTAICTEEGPLDLFDLLSGDVDESGIWEVVSGNTTLDGSWFDTTIVAEEDLGDFIFTYTITEGDCPSVTEVNVNVHDDCIVFPCGEEDVVISKAVTPNGDSYNEFFTVTGVEECGFTIEVQIFNRWGAKIYENFNYENDWNGSSSRSSVGGANKVPSGTYYYIINLKNSGLKPFSGPIYVGTK